A window of Clostridium botulinum BKT015925 contains these coding sequences:
- a CDS encoding helix-turn-helix domain-containing protein has protein sequence MGDYMEVLSIGEKIKRARIYKGYTLKDVCDNKISVSKLSCIENDKVVPESWILEYISSKLNLDIEYLNEDVETQINKNIKQIIKNSDSEDYAKKLKYNLIIADKYGHYELAVSIMHLIFRYFINKNNLKEAQELIGNYYDVSNKSNDDSCKYTYYMDIATLFYKNNEFYQASIYFRNIRKYASYGEENKVIAYSIYGEIKCYIKMGYFNDAYKLADKLQLLLEHVSDNLRRAQIYQTLSILSLRENDGKFEEYEKSTYELYKEHKDYTARAIFDFASTMFSIGESNRAIDYIKKAMKVYPYNDKENLVKFMLKCTEKLIKNNILEESSSLVDTTLNYAIKLNNIKFIEKSYYLKAMLLKQQNNLLAAEMYMNLSLDSLVKFGNKKEIYDRYMIMGEMYYKIGSVKESLKYFTLAMALQKKL, from the coding sequence ATGGGTGATTATATGGAAGTTCTTTCAATAGGGGAAAAGATAAAAAGGGCGAGAATATATAAGGGATATACATTAAAGGATGTATGTGATAATAAAATTTCAGTTTCTAAACTTAGCTGTATTGAAAATGATAAAGTTGTTCCAGAAAGTTGGATATTGGAGTATATATCTTCAAAGTTAAATTTGGATATAGAATATCTTAATGAAGATGTAGAAACTCAGATAAATAAAAATATAAAGCAAATAATAAAGAACAGTGATTCAGAAGATTATGCAAAGAAACTTAAATATAATTTGATTATTGCTGATAAATATGGACATTATGAATTAGCAGTTAGTATAATGCATCTTATATTTAGATATTTTATAAATAAAAATAATTTAAAAGAAGCACAAGAATTAATAGGAAATTATTATGATGTTTCTAATAAATCTAATGATGATTCTTGCAAATATACCTATTATATGGATATAGCTACGTTATTTTATAAAAACAATGAATTTTATCAAGCTTCTATTTATTTTAGAAATATAAGAAAGTATGCATCATATGGAGAAGAAAATAAGGTAATCGCATATAGTATATATGGAGAAATAAAATGCTATATAAAAATGGGATATTTTAATGATGCATATAAATTAGCTGATAAACTACAATTGTTATTAGAACATGTTTCTGATAATTTGAGAAGAGCTCAAATATATCAAACATTATCTATATTATCACTTAGAGAAAATGACGGAAAGTTTGAAGAGTATGAAAAAAGTACATATGAATTGTATAAAGAACATAAAGACTATACCGCTAGAGCTATATTTGATTTTGCATCAACTATGTTTTCTATTGGAGAAAGCAATAGGGCAATTGATTATATAAAGAAAGCTATGAAGGTATATCCCTATAATGATAAGGAAAATTTAGTGAAATTTATGTTGAAGTGTACGGAGAAACTTATAAAAAACAATATTCTTGAAGAATCAAGTTCTTTAGTTGATACTACTTTAAATTATGCTATTAAATTAAATAATATAAAATTTATTGAAAAGTCATATTATTTAAAAGCTATGCTTTTAAAACAACAAAATAATTTATTAGCAGCTGAAATGTATATGAATTTATCACTTGATAGTTTAGTTAAGTTTGGAAACAAAAAAGAGATATACGATAGATATATGATAATGGGAGAAATGTACTATAAGATAGGATCAGTTAAAGAATCTTTAAAGTATTTTACTCTTGCAATGGCATTGCAAAAGAAGCTATAA